CCACCGGCGCCAAAAGAAGGCGCAAAGCTGACCCGCCCCTTCGACTATCAGTTGCAGACGTATAATATGTCTCATCCCGACATTCCGGAATTTCTCGCGAAAATCCGGGCTGTCACTGATGAATATGAGGGTCGCTTCACCGTGGCCGAAGTCGGCGGGGTGGATGCCCTGTCGGAAATGAAGGCGTTCACTGCCGGAAACAATCGGCTGAATTCCGCCTATAATTTTGATTTTCTCTATGCGGACAAGCTTTCGTCCCACCGCATGCGTGCTTCACTGGAAGGGTGGACCGATAACCCAGATGAGGGTTGGCCCTCCTGGGCGTTCTCGAACCATGATGCCCCTCGGGCGGTGAGCCGATGGGCCCCGCCAGCACACCGCGTTCAGGCGGCTAAACTTTATGCCATGCTGCTTCTGACCCTGCGCGGCAATGTGTTTCTGTACCAGGGCGAAGAACTGGGCCTGCCTCAGGCTGAGGTGCCGTTCGAGAAACTGAAAGACCCGGAGGCCATCGCCAACTGGCCACTCACATTGGGCCGGGATGGGGCGCGTACACCGATGCCGTGGCGAGGCGATCACCGAAACGGGGGCTTTTCAGATGGCGACCCGTGGCTCCCCATGGACCCCCGCCACCTGCCGCTCGCCGTTCACGCGCAGGAGGAGGACGAGCACGCCGTCCTGCATTTTATCCGTCAGCTGATCCGCATGCGTCACACCTCTGCAGCCTTGCGGCGCGGCAGCCAGACTTTTCTGGATACGGACGACACACTCATCGCGTACTGGCGCGTGCTCGACCACGAAAAGGTTCTGTGTCTGTTCAATATCGGGGAGCAGGAAGCAGACACTGATGGACTGATCCAGCAGAACTGCACGCGGCTGGTTTCAATCGGTCTTGACGAAGACGGTCAGGCCGTGCCTGCGGTCTTGCCGCCATTCTCCGGCGTCATCCTGCACTGTGCGCCGGATTGATGACGGCTGACCCTGCCAATGGATATGATGCTGCGGCAGAGGCATTTATCAGTGCCCGATCCCATATCGGGAAGGCGCTGGTCACTGAGTGGGTGGCGGGCCTCAATGACAATGCGGCGGTTCTGGACATTGGTGCCGGGCATGGTGTCCTGACAGAAATCATTGCCGCGTCCGGACGCCCGGTCTGGGCCATCGAGCCCTCGCCCCGCCTGTGCGAGGCATTTCGAGCCCGACTGCCGGATATACCGATTGCCTGTGAAAAGGCAGAAGACAGCGCTTTTTTTGACCGAAAATTCGACGGGATCACGGCGATCGGCGTCATCTTCCTTCTACCTCCCGCCACCCAGCGCGCTGTTTTGTTGCGGTCGGCGCAAGTCCTTCGCCCCGGCGGTCAGCTTCTTTTCTCCGCACCTGTGCAGGCCTGTGAATGGACCGACGTTCTGACCGGTCAGGTCTCACAATCGCTGGGCCGCGACGCCTATCAGGCGATCTTGCGCAAAGCGGGCCTGGACTTGCGCGGCATCCGCGAGGACGAAGGCGGATCGTCCTATTATCTCGCCGCCAGGGACGGGGCTTAAGCCAGGTCTTTCAGCATGACGCCGGGATCTGTCAGGGCCGCGGCGTCCACCTGCCCGCCCCGCATGATCAGCATCTTGGACTGCACATAGTCCGCCGGCGCATTCACACTGTCACATGCGGTCAGCCGCCCGTTACGGCGATAGAATACGGAAAAACTGTCCGTTGACGGATCGCCGCGCACTAATTCTTCATCAAAGCCTGATGACAGCCCCATTGTCTGCAAGCGGATGTCAAACTGGTTCGACCAGAACCACGGCACCGAATTGTACTCAGCCGCAAGACCGGCAATCGTCTTGGCGGCCACCGCCGCCATGTCATTGGCATTCTGCACCGATTCAAGCCGGATTGTCGCGTTATCCGCATACCGATTGACATGCAGCGCGCAGTCGCCAATCGCATAGATATTGTCGAGCGTCGTCCGGCATTGATCATCGACGAGGACGCCATTGCCCCCTTCCGCCCCGATCGCCAGAAGCGGTGCCACGTTCGGTTCAATACCGATACCAACAACCACGAGATCCGCCGGAAGCTGTTCGCCATTGGCAAGCTGAACAGCCTCGACCTGCCCCTGCTCACCAATCAACTGTTGCACACCGGTAGCGAGACGGAAATCGCAGCCTGCGGACCGATGCCGCGCGGTCATGTAGTCAGCGATCATTGGTCCCGCCACCCGAGACAGAACGCGGCTCTGCGCCTCAACGACCGTCACCGCACGGCCCATCTTTCGCAGGACCGCAGCTGCCTCCAGCCCGATATAGCCGCCGCCAATGACCACGACATTATCGATGTGCTCCAGCCGGTTCATGATGCGATCAATATCAGCACGTGCACGGATGGTAGTCACCCCGCCCAGCGATGCGCCGGGACAGGACAGTCGGCGCGGGGTTCCCCCCGCTGCCCAGACCAGCGAACCATAGCCGATATCCTTGCCACGTGCGGTCACGACCCGCTGCTGCGCGGGATCGATGGCGACAATCTGTGTGTCGCGCAGCAGTTCGATATTCTGGTCGGTCCAGTATTGAGTTGCTTTCAAGAGGATTCGGTCGAAAGTCTTCTCTCCGGCCATATACTCTTTGGACAGAGGAGGCCGATGGTAGGGATACTCAGGCTCATCGCCCACCAGCGCGATCGAGCCTGTAAATTTTGCCTGCCGCAAAACGGCGGCCGCCTGCGCACCGGCATGACCGGCCCCCACGATGATGACATCAAATCTTTCCATGTCTTGGGTCGTAAACGATGCATTTTGATTGTCCAGCGGCGGTTGCGAAGGGTGACGTGGCTGGGCGTTCCATGATAATCACATTGGAAACTGATGCGAAGTGCCGCCCGTTCGATCGGGCTGAGAGGGAATGGTCATGGGGTCAGTTGTAGTACCCTGGAGCTTTGTCGAGCCTCTTGTCACGACGATCGGCCTGTCCGCTGCCGATGCTGAGGATGCCATTACGTCTTCTGGCATCGCTGTGCAGCCGGGTGATGACCTCTCTTTGGGCGACTATTTCCGGGTTCGCGCCGCGTTCGTCGCGAAGCTTCAGGATGAGACCTGTCGCATGTCGTCGCGGCAGCTGGTCCCCGGATCGACGCAATTCGTCCTGAACCACATCCCGCCGCGCGGCACGCTGGCCGAGGTGATGACGGTTCTGGCGGAAGCCTATAATCTGCTGCATGGCGGCGCGTTCAACCGGGTCGAGAGCCATACCGACACCGTCGACTTCGTCGTGGATGACAGCAATTTCCCCTATAACGCCGATGTGGGTGCCGACTATAAGCTGTTCCTGATGGAGAGTACGCTCATCTATCTGTTCGGGCTGCTCGCCATCATCGCCCCGCACTGGGCCACCCACAGCCTGCGGCAGGTGGAAATCCGGCGGCCGGCGGGTGAAAGCGCCGGGCATCTGAATTTCTGGTCCATGCCGATCAAACAGGGCAGTGACAGCTATCGCCTTGTTTTCGATCTGGAACGCGCCTCCCGTCCGTTCAACGGGCGGGACGATCTGCCGACCAGCAACGGTGCGCTGGACCAAGAGATTGCGGCGGCGATTGATACGCTCTCGGATGATGGCGCCACTGGTCGCGGCCTCGTCGCCGATGTGGAAGCGATCCTCCTCAGCGGCGAGACGGAACAGGAATCCGTTGCTGCGCTCCTGCAGATGAGCTCCGCCACCCTGCGCCGGCATCTGTCACAGGAAGGCGAAAGCTTTCGCGATGTGCGCAAGCGTATCCTGAACGCCCAGGCGAAGGTCCTTTTGCGGGCGAAAATATCCATCGCGGACGTGGCCCAGCAATTGGGCTTTTCGGATATCCGTAGCTTCAATCGCGCCTTCCAGCAGTGGAACGGCCTGACGCCCCACGCTTACCGCACCGAACTGAAGAGCATTCTCCAAATAGCCGAGTGAGCGAAAATGTTCACTGCGCGTGCGCGGTCCGGTCATGGGCGAGGTGCCCAGACTGCCCTAACGTGACGGCAATAATCGCTGCAAAGACAGCAATTCGGAGGAAACCATGAAATCATTTCGTCAACCCATGCTTCGTCACGCCTTGTTCGCAGGCGCATCAATTGCCGCGCTGTCGGGGTGGGGCCCTGTCGCCGCGCAAACCGCCGATGGCGCCTATGAAAGCGATGACACGATCGTCGTCAGTGCCCGTCGTCGGGAAGAGACATTGCAGGATGTGCCCCTCGCCGTCACAGCCGCCACAGCAGATGAATTGAATCAGATTGGCGCCGTCGATATCACGTCGGTACAGCGTATTACGCCCAACGCGACGATCGAAGTGGCGCGCGGCTCGAACTCGACGCTCATCGCTTTCATTCGCGGTGTTGGACAGCAGGATCCGCTTTGGGGCTTTGAGCCTGGCGTCGGCGTCTATGTGGACGATGTCTTTATTGCCCGGCCACAGGGTGCAGTGCTCGATATCTTCGACCTTGAGCGAATCGAAGTGCTGCGCGGACCGCAAGGGACACTTTACGGTCGCAACACAATTGGCGGGGCCATCAAATACGTCACCAAGCGTATGGACATGGATAACCCGACCTTCTCGGCACGTGCCAATGTCGGCTCCTATGGTCAGTTCGACCAAATCCTGTCTGGCTCGGTACCGCTGGGTGAGACATTTGCGATCGGCGGCGCCATTGCCAATTACAAACGCGACGGGTACGGCACAAACCTGAACACCGGCGCCGAGCACTACAACAAGGACCTCCGCGCCTATCGCCTGAGTGCAGAATGGGCCCCGACGGATACGTTCAGCATCCGGATCTCCGGTGATAAGACAGAAGACGATTCCAACGCCAAGCACGGTCACCGCCTTCTGCCGAGCGCCGACGGTACGGTGCCCGTCACCGACAATGTCTATGACACGCGCGCCGGCCTTGGCGATGGCAACAAGGTTGTGACCCAAGGTGCATCACTGACGGCGGAATGGGATGTGAACGACATGTTCACCGTGAAATCCGTCACCGCCTATCGCGAAAGCGATACCGTGACGCCGATCGATTTCGACGCCCTCCCAGAACCCGATTTTGACGTTCCCGCACGCTATATCGACGACCAGTTCAGCCAGGAATTCCAGCTCCTGTTCAACACGGACCGCCTGTCCGGTATCGCCGGGGTCTACTATCTCGACGGCAATGCGTCGGGTGAGTTCGACGCTGTGCTGTCGGCGCTGGGCCTGAGCATTTACACTTCAGGCGACCAGAAGAAGGAAAACTTCTCGGTCTATGCGGATATGACCTATGACGTGACCGATCGTCTGAGTGTGTCGGTCGGCGGTCGCTACACGGAGGATGAAACAACGGCGGACGTTAATCGCGAAGTCTGGCTTGGCCTCGGGTCCGGCTCCTTCTTCCCGGAGAACACCACGTCGATCTTCGCCGGTCGCCAGACGGGGTATGAGGGCCTTAACCGAAAGGATGACCAGTTCACCCCGCGCGTTTCGGTTGCCTATGAAGCGACACCGAACACCAATCTGTACGCCTCCTATTCTGAAGGCTTCAAGGCAGGCGGCTTTGACCCTCGCGCACGCGGTGACCTCGATCCGCTCGGTCTGTCCCAAGAAGGGTTCGCCCCTGAAAAGGTCAAGAGCTATGAAGTCGGCATGAAGGGCAGCGCAGCGGATGGTCGCCTGACCTATGCCATCGCCGCCTTCCTCGCCGACTATACCGACCAGCAGATCACGGTGCAGTCGGGCGCTGATTCCGATAATGACGGGACCAATGACACCTTCGTATCGTCCGTCTTCAACGCCGGGTCTTCGACCTATAAGGGCGTTGAGATCGAGAGCGCGTTCCGCGCGACCGACAATCTGACCCTGACCGCGATGATGGGGTATATCGACGCCGAGATCGACGAGATCGTCTCTGCCGGTGTGAACATCGCCGATCAGTTCGTGACTCAGAACACGCCGGAGCTTCAGGCACGGCTCGGCTTTGCCTACGAATATCCTGAAACGGTCTATGGCGGCTCATTGCAGTTCAACGGGGCTGCTGAATATCGCAGCGAGTACTACCTGTTCAACGTGCCGAACCCCGGCTTTGACGCTGGCGACAGTGTCATCTTTCCGGCCGGTGGCCCCGCCCTCGACCCGGATGAGTACACATTGCTGAACCTGAGCGCGAACTGGACGTCGTCTGACGACCGTTATCGGATCGGCCTGCATGGTCGCAACCTGACGCAGGAAGAGTACCGCGTGGCGGCCTATAACTTCGTGACGCCAAGCCAGCTTGGTCTCGACAGTGCGTACTCCGCTTTCTACGGCGCCCCGCGCACCGTGACAGCGACGTTCGAATACCGCTACTAAGATACCTGTAGCGGCCTCCCAGAGGCAGGACGGACATCGGTGCCGTCCGTCCTGTCCGCCTTTGACTGTTTCGAACGAAGTGGAGCGCGTCATGCGCCTTTTCCTACGCTGCGCCGCGACGGCGCTGCTTGTCTCCCTCGCCCATGCCCAACCTGCCGAGCCCCTCTCGCCAAACACAGACGTTGAGGCCCGGTACACCGAGGCCAGTGACCAGTTCGTGCCGATCGGCGAGGCCACCGTCCGCATCCGGACTGAAGGGCCACAGGACGGCTATCCCGTGATCCTTCTGCATGGCTTCACCTTCAGCCTCGAGACATGGGATCAATGGGCCGATGCCCTGTCACCCAATTTCAAGGTCATCCGGTATGATCTGATGGGCCATGGCCTGACAGGTCCCGACCCGCAGGAACGCTATTCCCCCGAAGAGCGTGCCGCCACAATCGGTGACGTGATGGACGCGCTGGACATCGAAGAGGCGGTCATCGTCGGCAATTCACTGGGCGGCTTGGCCGCCTGGCGGTTCGCGGCAGACCACCCAGAGCGGGTGAAGCGGTTGGTGCTCGTCAGCCCCGGTGCCTATGCGATGAACGGGGTGGCGGACGAACCCGTACCGGTGCCGCCCGCGCTCGCCTATTACCTCCGCGAAGTGCCAGAGGTGGGACTGCGCGCCAGCATTGGCCGGATTTACAGCTATCCCGACCGGATCAGTGCTGATCGCCTCCAGACCCTGTATGACATGATGAAGCGTCCCGGCAATGGCGACGCCTTCGTCAAGTCGATTGAGGAATTCGTCCTGCCGGATCCCGCTGCCGCATTGGCTAAGGTGACATCGCCCACTCTTCTCCTCTGGGGTACCGAGGACAAGGTCATTCCCGT
This genomic stretch from Parvularcula sp. LCG005 harbors:
- a CDS encoding alpha-amylase family glycosyl hydrolase, whose translation is MTDPTAEILLGLTEDWWRGAVIYQIYPRSYQDSDGDGIGDLPGIIDRLDHVASLGVDGIWLSPFFPSPMDDFGYDISDYCGVDPMFGTLADFDRLVARAHDLGLKVIIDQVYSHTSDQHAWFEESRQDRTNDKADWFVWADPKEDGSPPNNWQSVFGGPAWAWEARRQQYYLHNFLTSQPDLNLRHPEVEAAILSVTRFWLDRGVDGFRLDALNFAMHDPSLRDNPPAPKEGAKLTRPFDYQLQTYNMSHPDIPEFLAKIRAVTDEYEGRFTVAEVGGVDALSEMKAFTAGNNRLNSAYNFDFLYADKLSSHRMRASLEGWTDNPDEGWPSWAFSNHDAPRAVSRWAPPAHRVQAAKLYAMLLLTLRGNVFLYQGEELGLPQAEVPFEKLKDPEAIANWPLTLGRDGARTPMPWRGDHRNGGFSDGDPWLPMDPRHLPLAVHAQEEDEHAVLHFIRQLIRMRHTSAALRRGSQTFLDTDDTLIAYWRVLDHEKVLCLFNIGEQEADTDGLIQQNCTRLVSIGLDEDGQAVPAVLPPFSGVILHCAPD
- a CDS encoding class I SAM-dependent methyltransferase; this translates as MTADPANGYDAAAEAFISARSHIGKALVTEWVAGLNDNAAVLDIGAGHGVLTEIIAASGRPVWAIEPSPRLCEAFRARLPDIPIACEKAEDSAFFDRKFDGITAIGVIFLLPPATQRAVLLRSAQVLRPGGQLLFSAPVQACEWTDVLTGQVSQSLGRDAYQAILRKAGLDLRGIREDEGGSSYYLAARDGA
- a CDS encoding NAD(P)/FAD-dependent oxidoreductase; the protein is MERFDVIIVGAGHAGAQAAAVLRQAKFTGSIALVGDEPEYPYHRPPLSKEYMAGEKTFDRILLKATQYWTDQNIELLRDTQIVAIDPAQQRVVTARGKDIGYGSLVWAAGGTPRRLSCPGASLGGVTTIRARADIDRIMNRLEHIDNVVVIGGGYIGLEAAAVLRKMGRAVTVVEAQSRVLSRVAGPMIADYMTARHRSAGCDFRLATGVQQLIGEQGQVEAVQLANGEQLPADLVVVGIGIEPNVAPLLAIGAEGGNGVLVDDQCRTTLDNIYAIGDCALHVNRYADNATIRLESVQNANDMAAVAAKTIAGLAAEYNSVPWFWSNQFDIRLQTMGLSSGFDEELVRGDPSTDSFSVFYRRNGRLTACDSVNAPADYVQSKMLIMRGGQVDAAALTDPGVMLKDLA
- a CDS encoding helix-turn-helix transcriptional regulator codes for the protein MGSVVVPWSFVEPLVTTIGLSAADAEDAITSSGIAVQPGDDLSLGDYFRVRAAFVAKLQDETCRMSSRQLVPGSTQFVLNHIPPRGTLAEVMTVLAEAYNLLHGGAFNRVESHTDTVDFVVDDSNFPYNADVGADYKLFLMESTLIYLFGLLAIIAPHWATHSLRQVEIRRPAGESAGHLNFWSMPIKQGSDSYRLVFDLERASRPFNGRDDLPTSNGALDQEIAAAIDTLSDDGATGRGLVADVEAILLSGETEQESVAALLQMSSATLRRHLSQEGESFRDVRKRILNAQAKVLLRAKISIADVAQQLGFSDIRSFNRAFQQWNGLTPHAYRTELKSILQIAE
- a CDS encoding TonB-dependent receptor, with product MKSFRQPMLRHALFAGASIAALSGWGPVAAQTADGAYESDDTIVVSARRREETLQDVPLAVTAATADELNQIGAVDITSVQRITPNATIEVARGSNSTLIAFIRGVGQQDPLWGFEPGVGVYVDDVFIARPQGAVLDIFDLERIEVLRGPQGTLYGRNTIGGAIKYVTKRMDMDNPTFSARANVGSYGQFDQILSGSVPLGETFAIGGAIANYKRDGYGTNLNTGAEHYNKDLRAYRLSAEWAPTDTFSIRISGDKTEDDSNAKHGHRLLPSADGTVPVTDNVYDTRAGLGDGNKVVTQGASLTAEWDVNDMFTVKSVTAYRESDTVTPIDFDALPEPDFDVPARYIDDQFSQEFQLLFNTDRLSGIAGVYYLDGNASGEFDAVLSALGLSIYTSGDQKKENFSVYADMTYDVTDRLSVSVGGRYTEDETTADVNREVWLGLGSGSFFPENTTSIFAGRQTGYEGLNRKDDQFTPRVSVAYEATPNTNLYASYSEGFKAGGFDPRARGDLDPLGLSQEGFAPEKVKSYEVGMKGSAADGRLTYAIAAFLADYTDQQITVQSGADSDNDGTNDTFVSSVFNAGSSTYKGVEIESAFRATDNLTLTAMMGYIDAEIDEIVSAGVNIADQFVTQNTPELQARLGFAYEYPETVYGGSLQFNGAAEYRSEYYLFNVPNPGFDAGDSVIFPAGGPALDPDEYTLLNLSANWTSSDDRYRIGLHGRNLTQEEYRVAAYNFVTPSQLGLDSAYSAFYGAPRTVTATFEYRY
- a CDS encoding alpha/beta hydrolase translates to MRLFLRCAATALLVSLAHAQPAEPLSPNTDVEARYTEASDQFVPIGEATVRIRTEGPQDGYPVILLHGFTFSLETWDQWADALSPNFKVIRYDLMGHGLTGPDPQERYSPEERAATIGDVMDALDIEEAVIVGNSLGGLAAWRFAADHPERVKRLVLVSPGAYAMNGVADEPVPVPPALAYYLREVPEVGLRASIGRIYSYPDRISADRLQTLYDMMKRPGNGDAFVKSIEEFVLPDPAAALAKVTSPTLLLWGTEDKVIPVDHAGRLLGHLPNAQLVLYPGIGHVPQEESAKSIRDVKAFLYDLK